The Shewanella algae DNA segment GATCATCGAGGGGGTTATTCAACCAAAGGAAGAGGCCAAGCGCACTTTTGAGCAGGCCAAGGCTCAGGGCAAGCGCGCCAGTTTACTGAGTCAGGAGCGGCCCAACCTGTTCACCACTCAGGTGGCTAATTTGGCCCCGGGGGAAACCCTTAAAGTCAGCTTCAGCTACCAGCAAGCATTGGATTACCGTGATGGTCAGTTCAGCCTGCGCTTTCCCATGACCCACACGCCCCGTTATCTGCCTCAAAGCATGCTGCAAAGCTTCAAGGGCGTGGAAGAGGCGGCGCGGTTGTTGAGCCCTGTGATTGAAGCCGCGGGCCTTGAAAAGATGTTCACCGGCGCTGATAGCGAAAGCTCTGAGCCTATAAGCACCCAAGCGCAAAGCGGTGGCCAGGAGAATCGTCTCAGTTTGGATATTATCCTGGATGCTGGTTTTCCCTTGCTGTCGCTGGAATCCCCTTATCATGCTATTTCTCAACAAACCCTGAGTGATGGCCGTATTCGGGTGCAGCTGCAACAAGACAATACCAAGGCCGACAGCGACTTTGTGTTGCAATGGCAAGCGGATACGGGCGCCAAGCCCGCAGCGGCGCTGTTCAGCCAGCAAGGCCAGACCCATACCCCAGCACCTTCTTTAGCGCAGGCCGAAGGCCAAGCTGCCAGGGATGAATACAGTCTATTGATGTTGATGCCTCCACAGAGCAAAGAGGTGGCCAAGCCCTTGCCCAGGGAGCTTATTCTGGTGATAGATACTTCGGGCTCCATGGGGGGAGATGCAATAGTTCAGGCCAAACAGGCATTGCTGTATGCATTGAGCAGTCTCAAATCGGAGGACAGTTTCAATGTTGTTGAATTCAATTCTGCAGTGCAGACCATGGCGGCCAACTCTTTGCCGGCGACGGCCCACAATATAGGTCGGGCACAGCAGTTTATTCGTGCCCTGGAAGCCAACGGTGGTACCGAGATGGCCAAGGCGCTTGAGTTGGCATTGAACAATGATTTTGCCGCTCAAAATAAAGTCGGCACGCAAGGTGAGATTAAGGCGCTCAGGCAAGTGATTTTCATGACGGATGGCGCCGTAGGCAATGAACAGGCGCTATTTGAACTGATTAAAGACAGGCTCGGCGAAAACCGCCTGTTTACCGTAGGCATAGGCAGTGCCCCCAACTCCCACTTTATGCAGCGCGCCGCAGAGCTGGGGCGTGGCAGCTTTACCTATATTGGCAAGATGCAGGAGGTGGAGCAAAAGGTGGTTGCCTTGCTGGAAAAAATCTCCGCTCCCAGGATCACAGATGTGTCGCTGCGCTACCCTGACGGCACAGTGCCGGATTACTGGCCGGCACAAATTCCGGATCTCTATCAGGGTGAGCCGGTATTGGTGAGCATCAAACAGCGTAGCAATGCCCACAAGGCAGTTATCGTATCCGGTCTTATCGATGGCCAATTCTGGCAGCAGGAGCTGGCGCTCAATGCCAAGGCTGATCCCAAAGGGCTGGATCTTATCTGGGCCAGAAAACAGATAGCCGCGCTGGAGCTGGCCAAAGATGCTGCCAACAGTGAACGCATTGAACGCCAGGTCACAGCGCTGTCGCTGAAGTACCACTTGGTCAGTCCGTACACCAGCCTGGTGGCAGTGGATGTCACCCCGGTCAATCCGGACGCCGCGGCGACCCGGGAAGGGCTAGTGGCCAGTCATGCGCCCAAGGGCTGGCAGGGTAAGTTGCCGCAGACCGCCACCGACAGCCGGCTGATGTTGCTGCTGGGGTTGGCAAGTTTGCTGGCGGCGTTGATGCTGGCGGCTTTCCCCAGGGCTTTTGGCCGCCGTGCTTGTGAGGGGGCTGGGCGATGAGCCAGGCTGAGCAGGCCCTGACAGCAGGCGCTATGCCCTCGGTCAATAGGGGGCGTTTTAGCGATATCTGCTCAATAGTGATAGTTGTTCTGGTTGTGGCAGGTTCGGCCATGCTGTTTAAAGGAGGATATATGCAAGCCAAAGCCATGTTCGCCCAGTTTTTGATTGAAAAGGCCTGGGCCAAGAGTCTGACTGACGGCCAGGCACACAAACCCTGGTCCTGGGCCGATACCCACCCCACGGCCAAATTGTGGATAGGCAAGCATGAGCCACTCTATGTGCTGGCCGGGGCCAGTGGCCGTAACCTGGCCTTTGGACCGGCGCAGATGCTTTCGGGAGCCGGCGCCGGAGAGACAGGCAATACAGTGATTGCCGGTCACAGGGATACCCATTTCGCGATCCTGGCCGGGGCCAGGGTGGGGCAGGAGATCCGCTTGCAGGGAATGGATGGCCAGATCCATTTTTATCGAATACGTGCTACCGCAGTCGTGCATGAATCTGAGACACGTTGGTTGATGGGCAGTGATGAGCGGCTATTGACGCTGATCACCTGTTATCCCTTCGACAGCCTGAGCGGCGGCGCCGAGCTTAGATTTGTGGTGCAGGCAGAAGCCTTGCAAACGCTGGCGGTTTCAGCCTGATATCGGCATCACCCGATTGCGGCCCAAACGCTTGGCTTCATAGAGCAAGGTGTCGGCGCGTTCGGTAAGGGATTGGCGGGTATCCAGTTGCTGCCATTCTGCAACCCCGAAGGAGGCGCTGATATTGCTGATGAGCTGGCCCTTGCGCCTGTCTCTGACGCTAACCTTCTCCAGTGCCCGTCTCATGGCTTCGGCCAGTTGGCGGGCTACTCTCAGCTGACTGGTCGGCACCAGAATAGCGAACTCTTCACCACCGAAACGATACAACTTGGTGCCGTCACGGCAACTATCCTGCAGACGCTTGGCCACCGCCTTGAGCACCTGGTCCCCCAAAAGATGCCCATATTCATCGTTGAAACGCTTGAAGTGATCCACATCCACCAGAATAAGGCAGCAGCCCTTCGGCGACTGACTCAACAAGCTATCGAAGTCGGCATCGAAGGCACGGCGGTTAAGGCAGCCGGTGAGGGCATCAAACAATATGTCTTTTTCGGTGTTTTGCAGCTGTAGCCGCAGACTGTCTATCTCCTGCTGGGCCTTGCTCAGTTGCGAGCTCAAATAATCCGTGCTACTGCGAATATCATCCGAGTCTTTCACCAGGGCTCGGACCATGCCCATCACTTGCTCAAGATCCATGGCGTCCTGATCCAAGCGGCTGATACGGCCAAAGTTACGCTCGATTTTGGCGCGAAAACTGTCGGCATCGCAGCTGGTATCCTTGAGTGACTGAGACAGCTCGGTCGCTATCGCCTCCATACTCTGGCGCATATCTCTGACATCCAGTTCATCTTCCGGGGCCAGATGATGACGGTAGAGGAGTTCCGCCGTTGAGGGCGGACAGGTGTTGTACTGGCTGACGGCTTCATCCAGGCTGGCATTGAGTACCGGGTTGCGCTCGCTGACATAGGCATACCAGAGCGCATAGTTGACCGGCGTTGTCGGTATCTGATGTTTTAACATCAACGGCAAGGCTTTTTTCAGGTATTGGGCGGCTTGTTGAAGCAGAGTCATGGTCATAGGGGAACTCATTGTCAATGCAATTACCTATTCAGCTTGACATAAATTAAGCCGCTTGTGGATCCAAAGGCTCACAGAATGTCACCTTGTTGCGCCGATTGCCGAATGCTGCCCCGCTGTTACAATGGCTGAACAAAATAGATAATAGCAAGGAATGAAGTCGTGAAATTTACCTCTGTCTGTGGCCTGTTGGCCACACTGTTAACGCCCGCTCTGGCGTTGGCTGCCCCCTTTGAACTGGATGAATCCAGCTATCGCCAGGATGTGAAAACCCTTGCCAGTGACGCGTTTGGAGGCCGTGCGCCTCTGTCGGCCGGTGAACAGCTGACCTTGGATTACCTTACCGAGGCCTTCAAGGAGATGGGGCTTGAGCCCGGGTTTGGCAACAGTTATCTGCAAGCCGTTCCCATGGCCAGGATCACTGCAGATCAGAATATGCAGTTAAAGCTGGGCTCAATGAGTTTCAGCAATGGCGAGGAGTTCACCGCCCGCACTCAAAGAGTGACGCCCAAGGTGCAGCTGCAAGACAGCGAGGTGGTATTTGTCGGCTACGGTATCAATGCCCCGGAATACGGCTGGAATGACTTTGAAGGCCTGGATGTTCGTGGTAAGACCCTGATTGTACTGGTCAATGATCCCGGCTTTGCCACTCAGGATCCCCAGGTATTCAAGGGCAATGCCATGACCTATTACGGTCGCTGGACCTATAAATATGAAGAAGCGGCCCGTCAGGGCGCCGAAGCCGTGTTTATTGTGCATGAAACTGCGCCCGCCGCTTACGGTTGGGGGGTGGTGCGTAACAGCAACACCAATACCAAGTACACCCTGGTGGATAAAGATAACAACGCATCATCGGTTGGCGTGATGGGGTGGATCCAGCATGATAGCGCCAAGAAGCTGTTCAGCCAGGCGGGTCTGGACTTTGATATCTTGAAGCAACAGGCGGTCAATAAAGGCTTCGAGGCGGTGCCGTTGAAACTCAAGGCCAATCTGACCTTGAACAACAAGATAGAACTGGCGCAATCCCACAATGTGGCGGCCTTGTTGCCTGGAACCGAGCACAAAAATGAATACTTGGTGATGCACGCTCACTGGGATCACCTGGGAAAGACCATTGAAGATGGCAAGGAAGTGGTGCTCAACGGCGCTGTGGATAACGCCTCAGGTGTGGCCGGTGTTCTGGCACTGGCAAAGCACTTCAAACAGCAAAAGGGCATTGATGCCCCGAAACGCTCGATTCTGTTCAGCGCCTTTACTGCCGAGGAAACCGGACTCATTGGCGCCCAGTACTTTGCCGAAAATCCCCCGGTTCCCACCAAGCAGCTGGTGGCATTTCTCAATATAGACGGCATGAATATGGGTAAAGGCGTGGATTACATCCTGCGTTATGGTGAGGGTGTGTCAGAGCTGGAGCAGTATTTGAATGATGCCGCCAAAGGGCAGGGACGCAGCGTCAAGGCCGATCCCCGACCGCAAAATGGCTTGATGTTCCGCTCGGACCATTTCGCTCTGGCCAAGGAAGGGGTACCCGGCTTGCTGTTTATGAGTTTGGGGGATACAGACCCGGATTATATTGCCCACAAATATCATAAGGCAGCCGATGATTATGACCCAAGCTGGAGTCTGGATGGGGTTCAGCAGGACTTGGCCTTGATAAGCGATATCCTGGCGCGGTTGGCCAATAACAATGACTGGCCCCAATGGCTTGAAGATTCGGACTTCAAGAAGCGCCGGGCTCAGGATCAGCGCTGAGTTTGGTGGCAGGTGTGACTCAAAAAGGGTTACACCTGTCCATGCTTCTTGTCACTTGAAAGCGTAATTAATGGAAAGCCTTTGTTTTTCATGGCTGCTCGACACAGGCATGCACCAGAAAGCTGGAGTGGAAGTATTTGGGTATGTATTTGGACAGCAGATAATTGAAGAAACCTACTCGTTTCCACTCTTTGAAATCGGCGTAATGCGCGACTGAAATCACCTTTAGCTTTCCATGCCATTGCTCAATCTCCCGTGGCGAGTCGAGCGCCAACTTAAAACCGGCACCGGCATATTTTACGCTGTCGTGGTTATCTGAATTGTCCCTCATCCAGCGACTGATACCGTCGAATAGAATATGGCAACCAGGAAAGCGGCTGGCCAGTTCTTGAAGCAACTGTTGTACCTGACAATTGTCGAAGTATATCAGCAGGCCTTCAGCAATAAAAACAAAGGTTGCGCCCTGATGACGGGCATTGAGTTCATCCATCCAATCGCTATCAAATACAGAAGCACTGATGCATGTCTCACAACTGTCCGCAGGAAGGAGCTGCTCTCTGAGGGCAATCACTTCAGGCAGATCCAGGTTGTAAAACGAGGCCTTGTCTTCCATCGTGTTTCCCATCAGCATTTGAACCCTCTGAAAGCGGGCATCGAGCCCGGCTCCGAGGTTGACTACAACACAGGACTGTGCCGTAGCGATAATATCCGCCGTGAGTCTGTCAAAGTAACCCGCGCGGATGGCGACCCCTACTGAGCTCAATACAGATTGGTCAAAACTTGAGAAGTCATAATCAAATTGTTCGATAAGCGCGCAGGCCCAAGGATCTGAGAAGAAGGCATCTTTCAGTTTGGATTGGCACGATTTCATATAGAGCGGGATAAAAAGTGTTTGGGCGATAGGATCATTTAGCCCTGTGACTGCCAGCTTGTTACTCATCTTTGCCTCCTCCCTCATCCCTTCTGTTAAATGATAACCATTATCAAATGCGTAACTGTGAGCAAGAGTGGATTTTTATCAAACTCACTTTTTGAGAGGCTTGGCAGGCGAGAGGACTGGAATACTTGGTGATTGTCGGCAAAAGATAGTGGATGACAGCTTTGACTCGAGCTGCCAATAAGCGACTATGGTCAGGGAAAGGGGGCAGGAAAAAGCGTCAGGAAAAAGCGTCAGGAAAAAGCGTCAGGAAAAAGCGTGATTGTACCGTCAAGCGGAGAACAAGTTCAGAAACGGTAGCTGATCGATAACATAGGGCCGATAAAACTATAGTAGAGGTTGTAGTCGGCCACTTTTACCGCGGCGTCCGATGCGCTCTGACGCACATCCACATCCACTTTGTAATAGTTATAGGCCAAGGTGATGTCCCAACGATCACTCAGGGTGGTTTTCATGCCGGCTCTGATATCGACCAGTGAGCCCTTGAGATCATCAAGGCGCACGGAAAAATATTGGGCATGCAAATTAAATTGCCAACCGGGTGCCAGCTCATAGTCACCAAAGAGGCCAATATTCGGCAAAGGTGCGG contains these protein-coding regions:
- a CDS encoding marine proteobacterial sortase target protein, with the translated sequence MNMDIPRQENEQFQRMPAASHSDSDTYLCRAVNALQFSGFALLALLVFNLVSSVEAWAENGPQLTEEPASAQAQEGTLQLIDNPQWPGAGVLAFGDTQAPALATEVSMSISGWSNRVSVTQSFTNDSQEWIHGRYLFPLPNEAAVDSMQLRIGERIIEGVIQPKEEAKRTFEQAKAQGKRASLLSQERPNLFTTQVANLAPGETLKVSFSYQQALDYRDGQFSLRFPMTHTPRYLPQSMLQSFKGVEEAARLLSPVIEAAGLEKMFTGADSESSEPISTQAQSGGQENRLSLDIILDAGFPLLSLESPYHAISQQTLSDGRIRVQLQQDNTKADSDFVLQWQADTGAKPAAALFSQQGQTHTPAPSLAQAEGQAARDEYSLLMLMPPQSKEVAKPLPRELILVIDTSGSMGGDAIVQAKQALLYALSSLKSEDSFNVVEFNSAVQTMAANSLPATAHNIGRAQQFIRALEANGGTEMAKALELALNNDFAAQNKVGTQGEIKALRQVIFMTDGAVGNEQALFELIKDRLGENRLFTVGIGSAPNSHFMQRAAELGRGSFTYIGKMQEVEQKVVALLEKISAPRITDVSLRYPDGTVPDYWPAQIPDLYQGEPVLVSIKQRSNAHKAVIVSGLIDGQFWQQELALNAKADPKGLDLIWARKQIAALELAKDAANSERIERQVTALSLKYHLVSPYTSLVAVDVTPVNPDAAATREGLVASHAPKGWQGKLPQTATDSRLMLLLGLASLLAALMLAAFPRAFGRRACEGAGR
- a CDS encoding class GN sortase — its product is MPSVNRGRFSDICSIVIVVLVVAGSAMLFKGGYMQAKAMFAQFLIEKAWAKSLTDGQAHKPWSWADTHPTAKLWIGKHEPLYVLAGASGRNLAFGPAQMLSGAGAGETGNTVIAGHRDTHFAILAGARVGQEIRLQGMDGQIHFYRIRATAVVHESETRWLMGSDERLLTLITCYPFDSLSGGAELRFVVQAEALQTLAVSA
- a CDS encoding GGDEF domain-containing protein; translation: MTMTLLQQAAQYLKKALPLMLKHQIPTTPVNYALWYAYVSERNPVLNASLDEAVSQYNTCPPSTAELLYRHHLAPEDELDVRDMRQSMEAIATELSQSLKDTSCDADSFRAKIERNFGRISRLDQDAMDLEQVMGMVRALVKDSDDIRSSTDYLSSQLSKAQQEIDSLRLQLQNTEKDILFDALTGCLNRRAFDADFDSLLSQSPKGCCLILVDVDHFKRFNDEYGHLLGDQVLKAVAKRLQDSCRDGTKLYRFGGEEFAILVPTSQLRVARQLAEAMRRALEKVSVRDRRKGQLISNISASFGVAEWQQLDTRQSLTERADTLLYEAKRLGRNRVMPISG
- a CDS encoding M28 family metallopeptidase — its product is MKFTSVCGLLATLLTPALALAAPFELDESSYRQDVKTLASDAFGGRAPLSAGEQLTLDYLTEAFKEMGLEPGFGNSYLQAVPMARITADQNMQLKLGSMSFSNGEEFTARTQRVTPKVQLQDSEVVFVGYGINAPEYGWNDFEGLDVRGKTLIVLVNDPGFATQDPQVFKGNAMTYYGRWTYKYEEAARQGAEAVFIVHETAPAAYGWGVVRNSNTNTKYTLVDKDNNASSVGVMGWIQHDSAKKLFSQAGLDFDILKQQAVNKGFEAVPLKLKANLTLNNKIELAQSHNVAALLPGTEHKNEYLVMHAHWDHLGKTIEDGKEVVLNGAVDNASGVAGVLALAKHFKQQKGIDAPKRSILFSAFTAEETGLIGAQYFAENPPVPTKQLVAFLNIDGMNMGKGVDYILRYGEGVSELEQYLNDAAKGQGRSVKADPRPQNGLMFRSDHFALAKEGVPGLLFMSLGDTDPDYIAHKYHKAADDYDPSWSLDGVQQDLALISDILARLANNNDWPQWLEDSDFKKRRAQDQR
- a CDS encoding class I SAM-dependent methyltransferase, whose amino-acid sequence is MSNKLAVTGLNDPIAQTLFIPLYMKSCQSKLKDAFFSDPWACALIEQFDYDFSSFDQSVLSSVGVAIRAGYFDRLTADIIATAQSCVVVNLGAGLDARFQRVQMLMGNTMEDKASFYNLDLPEVIALREQLLPADSCETCISASVFDSDWMDELNARHQGATFVFIAEGLLIYFDNCQVQQLLQELASRFPGCHILFDGISRWMRDNSDNHDSVKYAGAGFKLALDSPREIEQWHGKLKVISVAHYADFKEWKRVGFFNYLLSKYIPKYFHSSFLVHACVEQP